The following are encoded in a window of Ignicoccus islandicus DSM 13165 genomic DNA:
- a CDS encoding tRNA pseudouridine(54/55) synthase Pus10: protein MDDQNIIEKSLKIVKKYPLCDHCLGSLFARLGKGLGNEKRGAALRRTIIMEMDRRVREGIEDESSLVTVLGNLSSEETKEIAIAMNLNIHELKRCYVCGNNWNELVKTWSKKILDYLDGMEFESFVVGCTNCGEMEERHRDLIAEFKLPYAENIKNSFKREIGKILKEELRKEPDFVDPDITIIIDLKNNELKLQIKPIYVYGIYKKLSRRCSQSIWKYECSVEGYLQEALNVFQAKEVVLHAAGREDVDVRTLGSGRPFIAKVVKPKRRYVDVTKIKYSNDDVYFEFIRYSNKDEVPRLKGEDSLKEKTYFAVVQCTETVTEDELKALEDFFQNTIVSQQTPTRVLHRRKDMVRTKKVYWVKAAKVDNTTFISLIKGEGGLYIKELISGDNGRTEPSFSSFLSKECKCVSLDVVWIEKPTLENT, encoded by the coding sequence GTGGACGATCAAAACATTATTGAGAAATCGCTTAAAATCGTAAAGAAATACCCTTTATGCGATCATTGTTTGGGATCACTGTTTGCAAGACTTGGGAAGGGGTTAGGTAACGAGAAGCGTGGAGCCGCTTTACGACGAACTATAATAATGGAGATGGATAGAAGAGTAAGGGAAGGAATAGAAGATGAATCGAGTTTAGTGACCGTCCTCGGCAATCTGTCTAGTGAAGAAACAAAGGAGATAGCTATCGCAATGAACCTTAACATCCACGAATTGAAGAGGTGTTACGTTTGCGGAAACAACTGGAATGAGTTAGTTAAGACATGGTCCAAGAAGATATTAGATTATCTGGATGGAATGGAATTTGAGAGCTTCGTGGTAGGATGTACAAATTGTGGTGAAATGGAAGAGAGGCATAGAGATTTGATAGCGGAATTTAAGCTACCATATGCCGAGAACATAAAGAACTCGTTTAAAAGAGAGATTGGTAAAATACTCAAAGAAGAGCTAAGGAAAGAGCCAGACTTCGTTGATCCTGACATTACTATAATAATTGACTTAAAGAATAATGAATTAAAGCTTCAGATAAAGCCTATCTACGTTTACGGTATCTATAAGAAACTCTCAAGAAGATGCTCTCAAAGTATCTGGAAATACGAGTGTAGCGTAGAAGGTTACCTTCAAGAGGCACTTAATGTATTTCAGGCCAAGGAAGTCGTGCTTCATGCGGCAGGCCGAGAGGACGTTGATGTGAGAACTTTGGGCTCTGGTAGACCGTTCATAGCTAAGGTAGTAAAACCTAAACGCAGGTACGTCGACGTCACTAAAATAAAGTATTCAAACGACGATGTTTACTTTGAGTTTATACGGTATAGTAACAAGGACGAGGTTCCGAGATTGAAGGGAGAAGATTCGTTAAAGGAAAAGACGTATTTTGCTGTGGTACAATGTACCGAGACAGTAACTGAAGACGAACTTAAGGCTCTCGAGGATTTCTTCCAAAATACTATTGTTTCCCAACAAACGCCAACAAGGGTTCTACACAGGCGTAAAGATATGGTTAGGACCAAGAAGGTTTACTGGGTGAAGGCAGCTAAAGTGGATAATACTACCTTCATTTCACTTATAAAAGGAGAAGGAGGACTCTACATTAAAGAATTGATTAGTGGTGATAATGGTAGAACAGAGCCCTCCTTTTCGTCCTTCCTCTCAAAAGAGTGTAAATGCGTTAGCTTGGATGTTGTATGGATTGAGAAACCTACCCTAGAAAACACGTGA
- a CDS encoding formate--phosphoribosylaminoimidazolecarboxamide ligase codes for MQLKRIVEEYHKGDVSLATVASHSSLQLLHGAKKEGLRTILIVKEDRLKFYRNFNHLIDEFIIVNEWKEILNRETQEYLISKNAIVIPHGSFVEYIGAHSIVNDFKVPVFGSRKILLWESEQDKKMELLEKAGIKIPKRFNSPDEVDRPVIVKLGGAKGGRGYFIATSSDEVKRGLEKLGLKDRNYIIQEYVIGVPAYFHIFNSKIMNRIEITGMDIRYESNVDGLRRLPPRILDEIGVMPSFTVIGNIPMVLRESLLIKVYEYAENFVNATKKFVGEELVGPFCLESIVKDDGEIVVFEFSGRIVAGTNIYVNGSPYSYYYWDEPMSVGRRIAREIKIAHQRGMLTDIIN; via the coding sequence ATGCAGTTAAAGAGAATCGTAGAAGAATACCATAAAGGAGACGTTTCTCTAGCAACTGTAGCAAGTCATAGTTCACTTCAATTACTTCATGGCGCAAAGAAAGAAGGTTTAAGAACTATATTAATAGTTAAAGAGGATCGACTTAAGTTCTATAGAAACTTCAATCACTTAATAGATGAGTTTATAATTGTTAATGAATGGAAAGAAATACTTAATAGAGAAACACAAGAGTACTTGATAAGCAAGAACGCGATAGTTATACCTCACGGTAGTTTCGTTGAGTATATTGGTGCTCATTCCATTGTGAACGACTTCAAAGTTCCTGTCTTTGGGAGTAGAAAGATCTTGCTCTGGGAATCCGAGCAAGATAAGAAAATGGAACTACTAGAAAAGGCTGGTATTAAAATACCAAAACGATTCAACAGTCCAGACGAAGTTGATCGCCCTGTAATAGTAAAGCTCGGTGGAGCGAAGGGCGGTAGAGGTTACTTCATAGCAACTTCTTCAGATGAGGTGAAGAGAGGACTCGAAAAATTGGGTCTGAAGGATCGTAATTACATAATTCAGGAATACGTTATAGGCGTACCGGCCTACTTTCATATATTTAACTCGAAGATCATGAATAGAATTGAAATAACCGGAATGGATATAAGGTATGAAAGCAACGTAGATGGCCTACGAAGACTACCCCCACGGATTCTAGATGAAATAGGAGTAATGCCATCCTTTACAGTTATTGGTAACATCCCTATGGTTCTAAGGGAAAGCCTACTTATCAAAGTCTACGAATACGCAGAGAACTTCGTTAATGCAACTAAGAAGTTCGTAGGAGAGGAATTGGTCGGACCTTTCTGCTTGGAATCTATAGTTAAAGATGATGGTGAAATAGTCGTATTCGAGTTCTCCGGGAGAATAGTAGCGGGAACTAACATATACGTAAATGGTAGCCCCTATAGCTATTACTACTGGGACGAGCCCATGAGCGTTGGAAGGAGGATAGCTAGAGAAATAAAGATTGCACATCAACGAGGGATGCTAACAGATATTATTAACTAA
- a CDS encoding prenyltransferase/squalene oxidase repeat-containing protein produces MSAVRANELDAAINKAVTWLKRKQLPCGGWGGCDSSQTGLTGLIVVALVDSGIPLYDMSIVQAVRFIISKQRDDGFFQWSGSGPGSYYGSARAMLGVLAGTPRDELASVRVAIEKNINALSDGELSCGGWEANPGTGLSHWSSAEVLFSIWYAGTLFINEDWRCPLNYYVRFRKWFLKSQSSLGSWDGNCIDCTARILTFLNLYGYSGPETISATQFLLAQQEPDGRVGESPWATAWFMLGLITLNVEDRLIQEQARGAARRALQVLLESQLEDGGWPIFYDSDTSFETVTATVLWALAVYRNSLKGVKSVLGV; encoded by the coding sequence ATGTCCGCTGTGAGGGCTAACGAACTAGATGCAGCGATAAATAAAGCGGTTACGTGGTTAAAGAGAAAGCAACTGCCATGTGGGGGTTGGGGTGGATGTGATAGTTCTCAGACTGGTTTAACTGGTCTGATCGTGGTTGCCCTTGTAGATAGTGGTATACCTCTCTATGACATGAGTATAGTTCAAGCGGTTAGATTCATAATAAGTAAACAGCGAGATGATGGATTCTTTCAATGGAGTGGTAGCGGACCTGGATCATACTATGGATCTGCGAGAGCTATGTTAGGGGTTTTAGCTGGAACTCCTAGGGACGAACTCGCTTCAGTTAGAGTTGCGATAGAGAAAAATATTAACGCTCTCTCTGATGGTGAGCTAAGCTGCGGAGGGTGGGAGGCTAATCCTGGAACAGGTTTAAGCCATTGGAGCTCAGCGGAAGTGCTTTTCTCAATATGGTACGCTGGAACTTTATTCATTAATGAAGATTGGAGATGTCCGCTTAACTACTACGTAAGATTCCGTAAGTGGTTCCTGAAATCCCAAAGCTCTCTAGGATCATGGGACGGAAACTGTATTGACTGCACCGCGCGAATACTCACCTTCCTAAATCTCTATGGTTACAGTGGCCCTGAAACCATATCGGCCACTCAGTTCTTGTTAGCACAACAAGAGCCCGACGGTAGAGTGGGCGAAAGTCCTTGGGCTACTGCGTGGTTCATGTTAGGGTTAATAACACTCAACGTTGAAGATAGGTTAATTCAAGAACAAGCACGTGGCGCCGCTCGAAGAGCTCTTCAAGTATTGTTAGAGTCCCAACTCGAAGACGGTGGTTGGCCTATATTCTATGACAGTGATACGTCTTTCGAGACTGTTACTGCCACAGTTCTATGGGCGTTAGCAGTTTATAGGAACTCGTTAAAGGGCGTTAAATCGGTATTAGGTGTATAA
- a CDS encoding glycosyltransferase, with protein sequence MGKVSIVIPTYNEKENVEVLLEKLKDILEKENIDYEIIIVDDNSPDGTAEAARRRARELGIEDKVKVIVRKNERGLSSAVLRGFEKAEGDVIVVMDADLQHPPEVVPKLVRKIVEENCDIVVATRYSKEGGIKEWSPIRKIISKGASILSWILLPKSRGLSDPMSGFFAIKKNVIEEPLKKGIFNPKGFKILLEIIAKSNYKKLCEVPYIFQKRYSGTSKLNQKVILEYVIHLLELARYTGELKRMFKFAFVGLLGIFVNEGFLYLSYEILGLRELSQLGLLLSSAIGFEASVIFNFLIHDKYTFRDLIDTFTLNAKLKRFVHYHNASILGLAIQVTVLFALVSMGIHYLIANLIGIIMGMSVRYSYSILKAWSQS encoded by the coding sequence ATGGGAAAGGTGTCTATAGTAATACCAACATACAACGAAAAGGAAAACGTTGAAGTACTTTTAGAAAAACTTAAAGACATACTAGAGAAAGAGAATATAGATTACGAAATAATAATTGTTGACGATAACTCGCCCGATGGAACTGCCGAAGCAGCAAGGAGGAGAGCAAGGGAGCTTGGGATAGAAGATAAAGTAAAAGTAATAGTTAGAAAGAACGAACGAGGTTTAAGTAGCGCAGTATTAAGAGGATTCGAGAAGGCCGAGGGGGATGTTATAGTTGTTATGGATGCTGACTTACAACATCCACCCGAAGTGGTGCCTAAGCTAGTTCGTAAAATCGTGGAAGAAAACTGCGATATAGTTGTAGCAACGAGGTATTCAAAAGAAGGAGGAATAAAGGAGTGGAGTCCAATCCGTAAGATAATTAGTAAAGGTGCTTCGATTTTGTCATGGATATTGTTACCGAAGTCAAGGGGACTTAGTGATCCAATGAGCGGATTCTTTGCAATTAAGAAAAATGTGATAGAAGAACCACTAAAGAAGGGAATATTTAATCCAAAAGGGTTTAAAATACTGCTTGAGATTATAGCTAAATCTAATTACAAGAAGCTATGTGAAGTACCATATATATTTCAAAAACGATATAGTGGTACTTCGAAGCTTAACCAGAAAGTAATTTTAGAATACGTAATACATCTCTTGGAACTGGCACGATATACTGGAGAACTGAAGAGGATGTTCAAGTTTGCGTTCGTCGGTTTACTTGGTATATTCGTCAACGAAGGCTTTCTATATTTATCCTATGAAATACTGGGACTTCGCGAATTGTCTCAACTCGGTCTACTTCTGTCCTCAGCCATAGGATTCGAGGCGAGCGTTATCTTTAACTTCTTAATTCACGACAAGTACACGTTTCGTGATTTAATAGATACATTTACTCTGAATGCCAAACTGAAGCGGTTTGTGCATTATCATAATGCAAGTATATTAGGACTAGCTATACAAGTGACTGTGTTGTTCGCTTTAGTGTCAATGGGTATACATTATCTGATAGCAAACTTGATAGGTATTATAATGGGCATGAGCGTTAGATATAGCTATAGCATCCTCAAAGCATGGTCACAATCTTAA
- a CDS encoding Snf7 family protein, translating into MSSLVDFGRIWEEGFKGGRKLFGLKEEKPQEPLKRKVFKAKYQLRKQIDKISFMINKLKERDEQLFTKLVDAIMNHDQLRAKVFASEIAEVRKLARSLYFTQVALEKLENRLDLFITLGDSASTIAPIVPILDMLKREVMRQVPEIGIEISKIYDDLENVVTETGLYDELTGDTILTSEARKILEEAKAIAEQNMKEEFPSINIQQEIGKSKLG; encoded by the coding sequence ATGAGCTCTCTAGTAGACTTCGGAAGAATATGGGAAGAAGGATTTAAGGGAGGGAGGAAACTATTCGGTCTAAAGGAAGAAAAACCACAAGAACCTCTTAAAAGGAAAGTATTCAAAGCGAAGTATCAACTCAGAAAACAAATTGACAAAATAAGCTTCATGATAAACAAGCTCAAGGAACGGGATGAACAACTGTTCACGAAACTGGTTGATGCCATAATGAATCACGATCAACTAAGGGCCAAGGTCTTCGCTTCGGAGATAGCAGAAGTTAGGAAACTAGCGAGATCGTTATACTTCACGCAAGTCGCTCTCGAAAAGCTAGAAAATAGATTGGACCTATTCATTACACTAGGGGATTCGGCAAGTACAATAGCACCCATAGTACCTATACTCGATATGCTGAAGAGAGAGGTAATGAGACAAGTACCGGAAATAGGTATAGAAATAAGTAAGATTTATGACGATTTAGAGAACGTAGTAACCGAGACGGGTCTCTACGATGAGTTAACTGGTGACACGATACTGACTAGTGAGGCTAGGAAGATACTAGAAGAGGCGAAAGCAATAGCCGAACAAAACATGAAGGAGGAATTCCCCTCTATAAATATACAGCAAGAAATCGGGAAGTCGAAGTTAGGCTAA
- a CDS encoding polyprenyl synthetase family protein: MQGSPDILYKAAQHLPKAGGKRLRPALVILVSKALGGTLENAIYPALSIELMHNFTLVHDDIMDRDEKRRGIPTVHVIYGEPMAILAGDLLYAKSYEALLKSRLAPDILKKMTEVLTWAAVTLAEGQALDMTFEERWDVSEEEYMEMINKKTGSLFAASAMLGGLAANRADLQEQLKELGSKMGVAFQIRDDLLSLIGDESKTGKSKYNDLREGKKTLIVIKALERASSTQLETLKNILGKKDASLDELERAFRILEETGALEYAQRKAEELAERAISIVKSLPVVDEDARNILIELIEFGIKREY, from the coding sequence TTGCAAGGTTCACCTGATATTTTATATAAAGCAGCTCAACACCTTCCTAAAGCAGGTGGAAAAAGACTAAGGCCAGCACTAGTCATACTAGTTAGTAAGGCCCTAGGAGGTACGTTAGAGAACGCAATCTATCCAGCATTGTCGATTGAATTAATGCATAATTTCACATTAGTTCATGATGATATAATGGATCGCGATGAAAAAAGAAGAGGAATACCAACAGTTCATGTAATCTACGGCGAACCAATGGCGATCTTGGCCGGGGACCTCTTATATGCTAAATCGTACGAAGCGTTGCTAAAATCTCGACTAGCACCAGATATTCTCAAGAAAATGACTGAAGTTCTAACTTGGGCTGCTGTAACGCTAGCAGAAGGACAAGCACTCGATATGACCTTTGAAGAGAGATGGGATGTAAGCGAAGAAGAATACATGGAAATGATAAACAAGAAGACGGGATCTCTATTTGCAGCTTCAGCAATGTTGGGCGGACTCGCTGCTAACAGAGCAGACCTTCAAGAACAACTTAAAGAGTTAGGCTCGAAAATGGGGGTTGCGTTTCAGATACGCGATGACCTATTATCCTTAATAGGTGACGAAAGTAAAACTGGTAAAAGTAAATATAATGACTTACGTGAGGGCAAGAAAACACTGATTGTTATAAAGGCGTTGGAAAGAGCTTCATCAACGCAACTAGAGACTTTGAAAAATATTTTGGGTAAGAAGGATGCTAGCCTAGACGAACTAGAGAGGGCATTTAGAATATTAGAAGAAACTGGAGCGCTTGAATATGCGCAAAGGAAAGCAGAGGAGCTCGCGGAAAGAGCAATATCTATAGTGAAATCATTACCCGTTGTTGACGAAGATGCCCGTAATATACTTATCGAACTAATAGAATTTGGCATAAAGAGGGAATACTAG
- a CDS encoding DUF2118 domain-containing protein: MSVYEFPKLFVEGIDGEEYLEITDNSAKISKEPSSPKLGKVPLEIDLEEIVDLLGERVKRSFAVYNPRKKVVIYVREGTPIKILRVDHKKVLIELSEGDEINLDSTYAHGITSKGEYRRFRSKVKGIVVLVHWKPLGGRDIYHVIVAERNAVKMVPLSDGKDY; the protein is encoded by the coding sequence ATGTCGGTATACGAATTCCCGAAATTATTTGTTGAAGGAATTGACGGTGAAGAATATTTAGAGATAACAGACAATAGTGCAAAGATATCGAAAGAACCCTCATCTCCTAAACTCGGAAAAGTACCTCTAGAAATTGATCTTGAGGAGATAGTAGATCTGCTTGGCGAAAGGGTAAAGCGATCCTTCGCTGTATATAATCCACGAAAAAAGGTCGTTATTTACGTTAGAGAAGGCACACCAATTAAGATCTTGAGGGTTGATCACAAAAAAGTATTAATTGAGTTAAGTGAAGGAGATGAAATAAATTTGGACAGTACGTATGCCCATGGAATAACATCGAAAGGTGAGTATAGAAGATTTCGCAGCAAGGTGAAAGGAATAGTAGTTCTGGTTCACTGGAAACCTTTGGGAGGAAGGGACATTTATCACGTTATAGTGGCGGAAAGAAATGCTGTGAAGATGGTTCCCTTAAGTGATGGGAAGGATTATTAG